The Planctomycetota bacterium sequence TCGGCGATGATGAGCAGCGGCTTGGAGGCCGCGGCGATCTTCTCGAGCAGCGGGAGCAGGTCGCGGACGTTGTTGATCTTCTTTTCGTGGATCAGGATGTAGGCGTCTTCGAGTTCCGCCTTCATCTCCGTCGGGTTGGTGACGAAGTACGGCGAGACGTAGCCCTTATCGAACTGCATGCCTTCGACGAACTCGAGTACGGTGTCGGAAGTCTTGCCTTCCTCGACGGTGATCACGCCGTCCTTGCCCACGCGGTCCATGGCGTCGGCCAGCAGGTCGCCGATTTCGCTGTCGTTGTTGGCGGCCACGGTGGCCACTTGCGACATTTCCTTCTTGGTCTTGATGGTGATCGAGGCGGACTTCAGCTTTTCGGTGATGTCGGCCAC is a genomic window containing:
- the groEL gene encoding chaperonin GroEL, producing MAKTIAFDQEAREAIRRGVSKLARAVKVTLGPKGRNVILQKSFGSPTVTKDGVTVAKEIDLEDVYENMGARMVREVASKTSDVAGDGTTTATVLAEAIFNEGLKAVVAGVNPLALKQGMERAVADITEKLKSASITIKTKKEMSQVATVAANNDSEIGDLLADAMDRVGKDGVITVEEGKTSDTVLEFVEGMQFDKGYVSPYFVTNPTEMKAELEDAYILIHEKKINNVRDLLPLLEKIAAASKPLLIIA